In Cytophagia bacterium CHB2, a single genomic region encodes these proteins:
- a CDS encoding cytochrome c-type biogenesis protein CcmH: MKFVEVYAKGVILVNKKHLGFSVMNKSLAVFSALALIFLSAVAVVAQERAADTTQPFLDPTLRPVSEAEVNAIAHELIAPCCWSQTADVHRSEAAQEIKDYIRSALQKGHSKDQIIAAFVEAYGERILAKPTASGFNILVYILPAFAFLIGAFIVWRYLRRVQPLKINAPVKPAKSAAATERYEARFERELADFDS, translated from the coding sequence ATGAAGTTTGTGGAAGTTTATGCCAAAGGTGTCATTTTGGTCAATAAAAAGCATTTAGGATTCTCTGTCATGAATAAATCACTCGCGGTTTTTTCTGCTCTGGCTTTGATCTTTCTGAGCGCTGTTGCGGTTGTGGCGCAGGAACGTGCAGCGGATACGACGCAGCCATTTCTTGACCCAACGCTGCGGCCCGTCAGTGAGGCTGAAGTGAATGCCATCGCGCATGAGTTGATCGCGCCATGCTGTTGGTCGCAAACGGCGGATGTCCATCGTTCTGAAGCGGCGCAAGAGATCAAAGACTACATCCGATCGGCGCTGCAAAAGGGCCATAGCAAGGATCAGATCATTGCCGCTTTTGTGGAAGCCTATGGCGAACGCATCCTGGCGAAGCCCACCGCATCAGGCTTTAATATTCTCGTCTATATTTTGCCGGCGTTCGCGTTTCTTATCGGCGCGTTCATCGTGTGGCGCTACCTGCGCCGCGTCCAGCCGCTCAAGATTAATGCGCCGGTTAAGCCCGCAAAATCTGCTGCCGCAACCGAGCGCTACGAAGCACGATTCGAGCGCGAGTTGGCGGATTTTGATTCCTGA